A single region of the Silene latifolia isolate original U9 population chromosome 8, ASM4854445v1, whole genome shotgun sequence genome encodes:
- the LOC141595885 gene encoding auxin-responsive protein IAA28-like produces MELELGLSMSNYNRVPHKISSFKELDLISYVNNCEAKQDDLSSLSCESSSVNHGDYDQEEMNYGLCKKKRRFFEAENSEFCHHQSKTLSLLFWDKQPNEDDNIPISFCNSQTQVITKNEGDDIVGWPPIKTYRKRQNYGRNMPMVENGGCCGGSGSLYVKVQMEGCFITRKINLRLYHSCDTLTLSLLHMFGKGEDRMDDYKLTYQDGEGNWLLVADNVPWRTLIQTIRRLKMVRKDC; encoded by the exons ATGGAGCTTGAATTAGGTCTTTCTATGTCTAATTACAATCGTGTTCCTCATAAAATATCGAGTTTTAAAGAATTGGATCTTATTAGCTATGTTAATAATTGCGAGGCGAAGCAAGATGATTTAAGTAGTTTATCTTGCGAAAGTAGCTCTGTTAATCATGGTGATTATGATCAAGAAGAAATGAATTATGGTTTATGCAAGAAAAAGAGGAGGTTTTTTGAAGCTGAAAATTCTGAATTTTGTCATCATCAGTCTAAAACTCTTAGTCTTTTGTTTTGGGATAAGCAACCTAATGAAGATGATAACATACCAATTAGCTTTTGCAATTCTCAAACTCAAGTTATCACCAA AAATGAGGGTGATGATATTGTGGGCTGGCCACCGATAAAGACCTATAGAAAGAGGCAGAATTATGGTCGGAACATGCCAATGGTGGAGAATGGTGGATGTTGCGGTGGTTCAGGGTCGTTGTATGTGAAGGTGCAAATGGAAGGGTGTTTCATAACAAGGAAGATTAACTTGAGGTTGTATCACTCTTGTGACACTCTTACTTTAAGCTTGCTTCACATGTTTGGGAAAG GCGAAGATCGTATGGATGATTACAAGCTCACCTACCAAGACGGGGAGGGTAATTGGCTGCTTGTTGCAGATAATGTACCATGGAG GACGTTAATCCAGACCATTCGACGCTTGAAGATGGTGAGAAAGGATTGTTGA